The DNA segment GCAAGCGAAGAAAATGCAAAGTAAATTTATTGTAATAGAAGGCCTTGATGGTGCTGGTAAAAGTACAGCTATTAGCTTTGTTAGGAAATATTTAGAACAAAATAAACTAGCAGCAATTTATACTCGTGAACCAGGTGGAACTAAAATAGCTGAAGATTTAAGAAACTTGGTTCTACATAATAAATATGATGAAGAAATTCATTCGGATAGTGAGCTGTTAATGATTTATGCTGGAAGAGTGCAGCATTATAGAAGTCTTATCGCACCAGCTTTAGAAAAGGGTATTAATATAGTCTCAGATAGATTTTACTGGTCAAGTATGGCTTATCAAGGTGGTGGTCGTGGAGTTGAGCTAAGCAAGATTAGAGCTTTAAATGATAATTTCCTTAATGGTTGTGAGCCAGATTTAGTAATTTATCTTGATATTGATCCGATATTGGGATTACAAAGAGCTCAAAAGGTTGGTAGTCCTGATAGGATCGAAAAAGCTGGACTGGAATTTTTCAATAGAACCCGTAAAGTTTTCAAAGATCTTGTCAAAGAGTCAGATAATGCTATTGAAATTGATGCTACACAGCCTATCCAAGAAGTTGAAAAGCAAATATATCTATTATTGGATAAGCATTATCTTCAAATAGCTAGAAAGAATTATTATGAGTGAATATCTACAACAAATTGTTAAGTGTAGGACTTTTGCAATTATTTTCCACCCAAATGCTGGTAAAATGACAATTACAGAGAAAATGTTACTTTTTGGTAATGCTATCACAATCAGGTACTATTAAAGCCAAAAAAAACAGCGATATGCATGCTAATCTGATTGTATGGAAATGGAGAAACAAGGAGGAATTTCAATCACAACCTCGGTAATGTAATTTCCATATAATGGGCGTATTATAAATCTACTTGATACCCCAGCATGAGGATTTCTCCGGAGATACTTTATATAACATTTACTGTAGTAGATTCAGCATTAATGGTTGTTGATGCAGTTAAGGGTGTTGAAAGGACTATTAAGCTTATGAATGTTTGTCGTTTAATAGATACTCTAATTGTAACTTTTATGAATAAATTTGATTGAGATACTCTTGAGCTTTTAGATGAAGTTGAGAATATCATTAAGGTTAAAATGTGTACCGATGAATTGGCCAATTAGTATGGGTAAATATTTCAAAGGGGTTGATGATTTGTATAATGATGAAGTTACTCATATTTGAAACAAGTCACGGTCATGGGATAATCCATATAAGAAGATTAAAGATTTAGCAAATGATAAGGATGCGATAGGAAGGTCTTGAGATTGAAATTGATTTAGTGGTGGTGCAAGTCATGAATTTGATGAGCAGTCATTTTTATAGGGCAGTCTCACTCCAGTATATTTTGGTACTGAACTAATTAACTTTGGTGTCAAAGACATGATGGATGGTTTTACAAAATACGTTCCAGCACCACAACACAGCGAATCAAAAAGTTGTCGCCGCTGATGAGTAAAAGCTGATTGGTTTTGTATTTAAAAGACACAGGCGAATATGGATGAAAAACATTGCGATAGATTGCATTTTTTAGAACTTGTTCTATAGGTAAGTATGAAAAGGGTATGAAAATCTTTCATGAAAGAACAGATAAGCTGATGCAAATCTCAAAAGCGTTAACTTCCATGTCAGGTGAAAGAGAACAAGTAATAATGGTAGTATCCAGATTGGCGATAGTTTTATTCAAGTAGAAAAACTAAAATTCAAATGGATACCAAATTTTACTCCTGATATTTTTAAAAGAGTTAAATTAAATGATCCATTAAAAATGAAAGCATTACAAAAAAGTTTAGTGCAGTTATCAGAAGAAGGGCTACACAAGTTTTCAAACCTTTTAATATGGAATGATTTTATACTTGGGACTGTTGGTGTTTTACAGTTTGATGTGTTTGCATAGCATTTGGCATCAGAGTACAATGTCAAGTATTCGTATGAGGGAGTTAACGTTACTTTAGCGCGTTGGATTTTTTATAATGACGAGAATAAGCTCAATGAATTTTTATGATGGGCTGGGTACCTTACATATCTTGCGCCAACTAGGGTTAATTTACAGCTAGCACGAGAAAAAAATTAGATATCATTATTTAGTGTAACAAGAGAGCACTAGAATCATATGCTTTTAAACTAGAAAAATATGCTATAATTTTTTAGTCTTTGTTTATAATTTATTAGGGTGCTAAATGTTAAAAGGTATCAGTAAGGTTTTTGTAGCTGGGTTTGCATTAGCGATGGTAAGTCCAATGTTCTCGATGGAAATATATACTGTTAAGTCAAATGATTATCTATACAAAATTGCAAAAAATCACGCAGTAACAGGTGTAAGCACATCTGATATAACAGATGCTATTAAAGGTATCAATAAATCTGAGATACCAGGGATTATTGATAATAGGATAAAAATTGGTGATAAGCTTGCTATTCCAACTACAAAGGCTGAGGTTGAAGATGGTTTAACACTGATGAGAAATCATATAATTCAAAGCTCATATAAACAATCTAGCAGCGATACAACGTCACAACCTAGTTCATCTGCTACTAACCTTGGTGATAATACAGCAGTTGCTAATGATGCTGATGATAGTTCAACTCCAAGTATAGTAAGTCAAGATAAAATTCCGGTACTAATCACTAATTATGATAATAGTGCTCCAGAGACCTATAAAAGTAATAACCTAGATACTCAAATAAGCTCGGATAATATTCAAGAAACAGCTTCTTATGAGCAACACTCGACACAATCTTCGAATGCTTGGGGATCATTATTTAGGTTTATTATTTATGCCATGATATTAGCTGTAGTTGTTATTGTTGGTAAAAGATTTTGGGAAACTAGAAGTTCAAGAAAAGAGCAAGAACTTGAGCTCATATCAAAAAAGAAAAGAGATCATCTAATGTCGCGAATATCTCCAGTTGTTTCGGATAATGAGTTCTATAGATCTAATAAGGTTAATAATAGCCCACAAGAAGAATTTGATTTCTTTGAAACTGCAAAAATATCTAGACTACATACAGCTGCTATTGATGAAGAAACTCAATCACATCAACAATTTGAAGATGCTTTTGAGCGGTCTTCTCAGAATGAACAAGATTTATTTGCTGCAAGAGATAAAAATATTATTGTCAAAACTAAGAAAGGTGTGGTTTTTGAGACAAATACAGATGACACACTTATCAACCCTACAGACGATGATACTAAAGTTGAAGAAATAGATTCACAGCAGCAAGCAGAGCAAGAGCTACAGTACATAAATGAACTTATTGAGCAATTCTTAGATAGTGAAAAGTATGTTGAGGCTAGTATCACGATCCAGGATTCATTAGAAAAAGATCCAAATAATATTAATTTACGTTATAAGCTTTTAGAAGTCTATGCTCTTGCAGGTGATGAGATAGCTTTTGAAGGCGAGGTTCATTTTATTAAGTCTAAAAATATTGTCAGCATGTTTGATCCATTACATCAAAAAATTGCTAAACTTAGAGATAAATATTTTGAGTGATTATTTGCTTAATTAGTTTTTTTAGAGAGAAAGATGTTTTTCAGGAAAAAAAAGAATACAGAAATTGATTCAGTTAGAGAAAGAGTACAAGAACAAGAGAATAAAAAAGGGTTATTTCCCCGACTTCAAGCTGGTCTATCAAAAACAGCAAATAAGTTTGGTAGTGGCTTAAGTAATATACTTATGGGCCAAAAAATTGTTGATGAAGAGCTTTTAGAAGATATTGAGATGCAACTATTGACAGCAGATGTGGGTGTTGAAGCAACTGATGAGATAGTTGCGTACTTGCGCAATAAGGTTACTAGAAATGAGTTGCAAACAGCTGATAAGCTTAATCAAATAATCCAAGAAAAACTCACAGAAATAATTTTACATTGTGAGAAACCACTACAAGTTGATACACAAAGAACACCTTTTGTGATATTAATTGTAGGGGTTAATGGTGTTGGTAAAACGACAACAATAGGTAAACTCACAAAGAAATTACAGTCACAGGGCAAATCAGTAATTTTAGCTGCTGGTGATACTTTTAGAGCTGCTGCAGTCGAGCAGCTTTGCGAGTGGGGTAATAGAAATAATACTCAAGTTGTCTATCAACATGAAGGAGCAGATAGTGCTTCGGTTATATATGATGCTATAAGCTTAGCTAAATCAAAAGGAATAGATGTTGTGATTGCTGATACAGCAGGTAGATTACACAACAAAGATAATCTTATGCAGGAGCTTAAAAAAGTTGTTAAAGTTATCAAAAAAACTAATGAGACAGCACCACATGAAATTATGCTTATTGTTGATGCAACAACTGGTGGTAATGCGTTAAGCCAAGCAGAGGCATTTAATCAAATTGTCAACCTGACTGGTATAACAATTACTAAGCTTGATGGCACAGCAAAAGGCGGTATTGTGTTTTCAATTGCTAAAAAACTTGGTTTACCACTTAGATTTATAGGCGTAGGTGAAAAAATTGATGATCTACAAGTCTTTAATGCTAGGGATTTCACTAGTGCGTTATTTAGCTCTAATGACTAACGCTACAAACTAATTTCTGAAACTTAGCACTATATGAATATTTTTTGTTACAATATTGTTTATCTAAGTTATATAAAATATAAATATTCTAATGTCTAATTATGACTTTATCTTAGGATTAAATCCAGAGCAGCAAAAAGCAGCACTACTAGATGATCGTAATGCTTTGATTCTCGCTGGTGCTGGTAGTGGTAAAACAAAGGTTTTGACGTCACGCATAGCATATCTTTGTCGTGATAAGGGCATATCTATTGAAAATATTCTTGCCGTAACATTTACCAATAAAGCAGCAAAGGAGATCCAACAGCGTGTTGAAAAGATGCTAGGGATTTCTACATTTGGTATGTGGATAGGTACTTTTCATGGTATCGCACATAGGTTGTTGCGTAAACATGCCCATGAACTTGGCTTGGATAAAAACTTTAGGATACTTGATCAAGATGAGCAAGCACAATTGATCAAAAAAGTAATTAATAGCCTAGATCTTGATGATAAAAAATATACGCCTAAATTATTGCGGAATTTTATCAACAAACAAAAAGATAAAGCTATCCGTAGTAATAAGCTTGCTAAGCAATATGATGCTAATTTTAGTCATATTTATACTGCTTATGAAGAGAGGCTTCAGCTAGATAATGCTTTGGACTTTGCAGACTTGCTTTTACATCTTTATGAGCTTTTTTCTCTTAATCAAAAGCTTAGAGAATATTATCAAAACAAATTTAAATATATTTTGATTGATGAATTTCAGGACACTAATCATATTCAATACATGTGGCTAAAGTTACTTGTAACTGATAATAACTATATGATGGCAGTTGGAGACGATGATCAGTCAATATATGGTTGGCGTGGTGCTGTCGTGGATAATATCCATAACTATGTAAAAGATCTCAAAAATGTTGAGATTATAAAACTAGAGCAAAACTATCGTTCAACAAAAAATATCCTAAAAGTAGCTAATTCAGTAATCAAAAAAAATGATAATAGAATGTCAAAGGAACTGTGGTCAGCAGCTGAAGATGGCGAAAAGGTAGAGCTTTATTGCGCTGTTAATGAGCGTGATGAAGCAAAATATATTATAGATAAAATTCGCCAGCTACATAATGAAGATGTTGATTATAGCAATATAGCTATTTTATATCGTTCAAACTATTTATCGCGTGTCCTAGAGGAGAGTTTTATTTACGCAAGTATTCCATATAGGATTTATGGAGGTTTTAGATTTTTTGATAGAGCTGAGATTAAGGATGCTTTAGCATATCTAAGGTTAGCTGTTACCAGTAGTGATAATTTAGCATTTGAGAGAATTATTAATACACCAACGCGTGGAATTGGTAATAAGACGTTAGAGACAATTATAAATTATGCGCAAATTAATTCATTGTCATATTGGCAAGCTACGTTAGATGTTATCCAAAAAGAGCTTGTAACTAAAAGAACAGCAAGTTTGCTTTTACAGTTTATTGAATTAATTAATGATATTTCTGCACAAATAAGTCAATACAGCTTAGATAAACTCTTAGAATTAGTAATAAATCAAAGTGGTCTTTTAGCATCTTATCAAGAAAGAAATAGTGAAAAGGATCGCCAAAAGATTGATAACTTAAAAGAGTTAATAAGTGCTGCTAAAGATTTTGAGCCTCAAATAGAATTACTTGATGATAATACTGATATACTACAAGATTTTTTATCATTTGCTGTTTTAGAAGCCGGTGAAATGCAAGCGGATGAGACTACAGATAGTGTTCAGTTAATGACTATTCATGCCTCAAAAGGTTTAGAGTTTCGTTATGTGTTTTTAGTCGCTGCAGAAGAAGGTGTCTTTCCACCAAGTTCAATTGTTAACTCTGAAGAAGTATTTGATAATAAAAACTCTAAAAAAATGCAAGATAAGCTTGCTGAAGAGCGTCGCCTTTTTTATGTGGCAATAACAAGAGCTATGAAAGCCTTAACTATAAGTCATGCACAAGTACGCAATATATTTGGTCGTAGTAGTTTTCAGGTTAAGTCACGCTTTGTTGCAGAGATAGACTCTCAGCATCTTAATCAAGGTAAACTAGAATTTACAGCATCTAAGCTTAAAACCAAACAAAAAACAAATTTTGGAATGTCGCCTTTTGATTTTCTTAAATCAAATAATACTACTAATAGCTTTAAACCAGGTGATAAAGTATTTCATAAAATTTTTGGCAAAGGAGTATTTATAAAAGTGCAAGCACAAGGGACAAAAGAGTTTTATACTGTAGATTTTGGTGTAGATGTTGGTCAGAAAATACTGCTAGCAGATATCGCAAACTTAGTTAAGATTTAATATTTTTGACCATATTTTTCATAACGATAAACGCTAAAATTAAAATAACAATAAATGCTGGAATTATACTCGTATTTGCTTGAATATTAGAATGATCACCGCTATAACAATAGCTAAACCTGCACCACATTGACCAATCTCTATAACTAAAGTTATTCATATTGTAATAGCAATACCTACAGCAGCAAAACTTGGTGGACATATTAATTATTTAAGTAATACTAAACTAAAACTTGTG comes from the Francisella persica ATCC VR-331 genome and includes:
- a CDS encoding UvrD-helicase domain-containing protein; protein product: MSNYDFILGLNPEQQKAALLDDRNALILAGAGSGKTKVLTSRIAYLCRDKGISIENILAVTFTNKAAKEIQQRVEKMLGISTFGMWIGTFHGIAHRLLRKHAHELGLDKNFRILDQDEQAQLIKKVINSLDLDDKKYTPKLLRNFINKQKDKAIRSNKLAKQYDANFSHIYTAYEERLQLDNALDFADLLLHLYELFSLNQKLREYYQNKFKYILIDEFQDTNHIQYMWLKLLVTDNNYMMAVGDDDQSIYGWRGAVVDNIHNYVKDLKNVEIIKLEQNYRSTKNILKVANSVIKKNDNRMSKELWSAAEDGEKVELYCAVNERDEAKYIIDKIRQLHNEDVDYSNIAILYRSNYLSRVLEESFIYASIPYRIYGGFRFFDRAEIKDALAYLRLAVTSSDNLAFERIINTPTRGIGNKTLETIINYAQINSLSYWQATLDVIQKELVTKRTASLLLQFIELINDISAQISQYSLDKLLELVINQSGLLASYQERNSEKDRQKIDNLKELISAAKDFEPQIELLDDNTDILQDFLSFAVLEAGEMQADETTDSVQLMTIHASKGLEFRYVFLVAAEEGVFPPSSIVNSEEVFDNKNSKKMQDKLAEERRLFYVAITRAMKALTISHAQVRNIFGRSSFQVKSRFVAEIDSQHLNQGKLEFTASKLKTKQKTNFGMSPFDFLKSNNTTNSFKPGDKVFHKIFGKGVFIKVQAQGTKEFYTVDFGVDVGQKILLADIANLVKI
- the ftsY gene encoding signal recognition particle-docking protein FtsY, producing the protein MFFRKKKNTEIDSVRERVQEQENKKGLFPRLQAGLSKTANKFGSGLSNILMGQKIVDEELLEDIEMQLLTADVGVEATDEIVAYLRNKVTRNELQTADKLNQIIQEKLTEIILHCEKPLQVDTQRTPFVILIVGVNGVGKTTTIGKLTKKLQSQGKSVILAAGDTFRAAAVEQLCEWGNRNNTQVVYQHEGADSASVIYDAISLAKSKGIDVVIADTAGRLHNKDNLMQELKKVVKVIKKTNETAPHEIMLIVDATTGGNALSQAEAFNQIVNLTGITITKLDGTAKGGIVFSIAKKLGLPLRFIGVGEKIDDLQVFNARDFTSALFSSND
- the tmk gene encoding dTMP kinase: MQSKFIVIEGLDGAGKSTAISFVRKYLEQNKLAAIYTREPGGTKIAEDLRNLVLHNKYDEEIHSDSELLMIYAGRVQHYRSLIAPALEKGINIVSDRFYWSSMAYQGGGRGVELSKIRALNDNFLNGCEPDLVIYLDIDPILGLQRAQKVGSPDRIEKAGLEFFNRTRKVFKDLVKESDNAIEIDATQPIQEVEKQIYLLLDKHYLQIARKNYYE
- a CDS encoding LysM peptidoglycan-binding domain-containing protein, whose protein sequence is MLKGISKVFVAGFALAMVSPMFSMEIYTVKSNDYLYKIAKNHAVTGVSTSDITDAIKGINKSEIPGIIDNRIKIGDKLAIPTTKAEVEDGLTLMRNHIIQSSYKQSSSDTTSQPSSSATNLGDNTAVANDADDSSTPSIVSQDKIPVLITNYDNSAPETYKSNNLDTQISSDNIQETASYEQHSTQSSNAWGSLFRFIIYAMILAVVVIVGKRFWETRSSRKEQELELISKKKRDHLMSRISPVVSDNEFYRSNKVNNSPQEEFDFFETAKISRLHTAAIDEETQSHQQFEDAFERSSQNEQDLFAARDKNIIVKTKKGVVFETNTDDTLINPTDDDTKVEEIDSQQQAEQELQYINELIEQFLDSEKYVEASITIQDSLEKDPNNINLRYKLLEVYALAGDEIAFEGEVHFIKSKNIVSMFDPLHQKIAKLRDKYFE